One Cellulomonas taurus genomic region harbors:
- the map gene encoding type I methionyl aminopeptidase: protein MIEILSPSEFPRARAVGALVGSILAAMKSRATAGTNLLEIDEWTRQMIVEAGAVSCYVDYAPSFGDGPFGHYICTSVNDAVLHGKPHDYRLADGDLLTLDLAVSLDGVVADAAISFVVGGRASQADQDMIDATQRALAAAIAVARPGAKIGDLSHAIGTVLTEAGYPVNLEFGGHGVGSTMHQDPHISNDGRPGRGYTLRPGLLLAIEPWIMADTDELVTDADGWTLRSATGARTAHSEHTVLITEDGAEILTRSA from the coding sequence ATGATCGAGATCCTCAGCCCCAGCGAGTTCCCCCGCGCCCGCGCCGTCGGCGCCCTGGTCGGCAGCATCCTGGCGGCGATGAAGTCCCGGGCCACCGCCGGGACCAACCTGCTGGAGATCGACGAGTGGACCCGGCAGATGATCGTCGAGGCGGGCGCGGTGTCCTGCTACGTCGACTACGCGCCGTCCTTCGGCGACGGGCCGTTCGGGCACTACATCTGCACCTCGGTGAACGACGCCGTGCTGCACGGCAAGCCGCACGACTACCGGCTCGCGGACGGCGACCTGCTCACCCTGGACCTCGCGGTGTCGCTGGACGGGGTGGTGGCCGACGCGGCGATCAGCTTCGTGGTCGGCGGCCGCGCGTCGCAGGCGGACCAGGACATGATCGACGCGACCCAGCGCGCACTGGCGGCCGCGATCGCGGTGGCCCGGCCCGGTGCCAAGATCGGCGACCTGTCCCACGCCATCGGCACGGTGCTCACCGAGGCCGGGTACCCGGTCAACCTGGAGTTCGGTGGCCACGGCGTCGGCTCGACCATGCACCAGGACCCGCACATCTCCAACGACGGACGCCCCGGCCGCGGGTACACCCTGCGCCCCGGTCTGCTGCTGGCCATCGAGCCCTGGATCATGGCCGACACCGACGAGCTGGTCACCGACGCCGACGGCTGGACGCTGCGCAGCGCCACCGGGGCGCGGACCGCGCACAGCGAGCACACCGTGCTGATCACCGAGGACGGCGCGGAGATCCTCACCCGCAGCGCGTGA
- a CDS encoding LacI family DNA-binding transcriptional regulator: MDDSTPAEPTRRVTLADVAAKAGVSVSAVSFVLNGRTDQRISERTEQRVQAAADELGYRPNLTARTLRTGRSGTIALVSDFISTTSVANAMVRGALLELDRRDTMMFAVETQGEPELENRLLHSLLARDVDGVIYAAMFTRVVEVPPILTGLPLVLLNCVPATPITAVPAVVPDEQAAGRAAARVLLEAGHRDRIQFLGTFPPGMVGAPRWHGWQPMALADRLDGLREGLRAAGASLAGCTTVTDWEVADGVRAATEALSATDRPTALVCANDRLALGALRAARDLGLRVPVDLSVVSFDGSPLAEITEPPLSSFALPQEEMGRQAADLVLATRRTRRVHRVPMPLTGHTSVAAPA; the protein is encoded by the coding sequence GTGGACGATTCCACCCCCGCCGAGCCGACGCGCCGGGTCACCCTGGCCGACGTCGCCGCCAAGGCCGGCGTCTCGGTCTCCGCGGTCTCCTTCGTGCTCAACGGGCGCACCGATCAGCGCATCTCGGAGCGCACCGAGCAGCGCGTGCAGGCCGCCGCCGACGAGCTGGGCTACCGGCCCAACCTCACCGCGCGGACGCTGCGGACCGGGCGCTCGGGGACCATCGCACTGGTCTCGGACTTCATCTCCACCACCTCGGTGGCGAACGCCATGGTGCGTGGTGCCCTGCTGGAGCTGGACCGCCGGGACACGATGATGTTCGCGGTCGAGACCCAGGGCGAACCCGAGCTGGAGAACCGGCTGCTGCACTCGCTGCTCGCCCGCGACGTGGACGGGGTGATCTACGCCGCGATGTTCACCCGGGTGGTCGAGGTACCGCCGATCCTCACCGGTCTGCCGCTGGTCCTGCTGAACTGCGTGCCCGCCACCCCGATCACGGCGGTGCCCGCGGTCGTGCCCGATGAGCAGGCGGCCGGACGCGCGGCCGCCCGGGTGCTGCTGGAGGCCGGACACCGGGACCGGATCCAGTTCCTCGGCACCTTCCCGCCGGGGATGGTGGGCGCGCCGCGCTGGCACGGGTGGCAGCCGATGGCGCTGGCCGACCGGCTGGACGGCCTGCGTGAGGGGCTGCGCGCGGCCGGTGCGTCACTGGCGGGCTGCACCACGGTCACGGACTGGGAGGTCGCGGACGGCGTGCGTGCCGCGACCGAGGCGCTGTCGGCCACCGACCGGCCCACCGCCCTGGTGTGCGCCAACGACCGTCTGGCACTCGGCGCGCTGCGTGCGGCGCGCGACCTGGGGCTGCGGGTACCGGTGGACCTGTCGGTGGTCTCCTTCGACGGCAGCCCACTGGCCGAGATCACCGAACCGCCGCTGTCGTCCTTCGCGCTCCCGCAGGAGGAGATGGGCCGCCAGGCAGCGGACCTGGTGCTGGCGACGCGCCGGACCCGGCGGGTCCACCGGGTGCCGATGCCGCTGACCGGACACACCTCGGTGGCGGCTCCCGCCTGA
- a CDS encoding glycoside hydrolase family 3 protein encodes MKTTTRPQRGTLRGVAAVTGVALFALTACSSGSPEDQSSDASSFTTRDVSDGKTDFVVVTNPAGGATLSYGKDSGIELLTETVDGTEYAFKDMNGNGELDLWEDWRESAADRAADLAGQLSKEQIAGLMLFSSHERSPADGISDAQKEYLSESRLRNVLNAGPNDVQANVTWSNQLQSYVEGLATEDEPYVPVNFSSDPRSTAESGGNYNASGDISRWPSNLGLAATFDTETMTAFAQAVSAEYRALGIGTALSPQIDLATDPRWLRVDGTFGENVELSTELAQAYVDGFQTTPDDEDGWGDESVNAMIKHWAGDGPGEGGRESHTEAGKYGVYPGDNFDAHAEVFLGAMDSAAVMTAYSIALDGEGQPLGGGDRKGSAYDSYRTDLLRQNFDGVVVTDWGVTAGGSTDPEALIGTSWGVDDLTVAERHYAILQNGVDMFGGNNAVAPVLEAYDLWQADYEAGVNEVDADTRFAESGTRILKMLIQPGLYENPYLDLDEAKEIVASQDKLDAGYQAQLDSVVLLKNDADTVAAAEAGDWKDKTVYIPRNFDTGQAGLFGPGEYAEGPGLTVEIAEQYFGTVITDEAELDADEKVVSYTAPDLSDVDLVLVGMDSPSSGAVFANSGHDEETDEWYPLSLQYRPYTADGEHVRQVSISGDLLPDGTQQNRSYFGNTSRTSNESDLDAFERAVAAVEASGKDIPVITVLKAKNPTVPAEFEAKSDAILVGFGVSDQALIETAIGLSEPQGRLPIAFPASMDAVEAQLEDVQEDTEPYVDAAGNSYTFGFGLNYSGPIAG; translated from the coding sequence ATGAAGACGACGACACGACCCCAGCGCGGAACCCTCCGGGGTGTCGCGGCGGTCACCGGTGTGGCCCTGTTCGCCCTGACGGCGTGCAGCTCGGGCAGCCCCGAGGACCAGAGCTCGGACGCCAGCAGCTTCACCACCCGCGATGTCAGCGACGGCAAGACCGACTTCGTGGTCGTGACCAACCCGGCGGGCGGCGCGACGCTGTCCTACGGCAAGGACAGCGGCATCGAGCTGCTGACCGAGACGGTGGACGGCACGGAGTACGCGTTCAAGGACATGAACGGCAACGGCGAGCTGGACCTGTGGGAGGACTGGCGCGAGTCGGCCGCCGACCGGGCCGCGGACCTGGCGGGGCAGCTGTCGAAGGAGCAGATCGCCGGGCTGATGCTGTTCAGCTCGCACGAGCGCTCCCCGGCGGACGGCATCTCCGACGCGCAGAAGGAGTACCTGTCCGAGTCGCGGCTGCGCAATGTGCTCAACGCCGGTCCGAACGACGTGCAGGCGAACGTCACCTGGTCCAACCAGCTGCAGTCCTACGTCGAGGGCCTGGCCACCGAGGACGAGCCCTACGTCCCGGTGAACTTCAGCTCCGACCCGCGCTCCACCGCCGAGAGCGGCGGCAACTACAACGCCTCCGGTGACATCTCGCGCTGGCCGTCGAACCTCGGCCTCGCCGCTACCTTCGACACCGAGACGATGACCGCGTTCGCCCAGGCGGTCTCCGCGGAGTACCGCGCGCTGGGCATCGGCACCGCGCTCAGCCCGCAGATCGACCTGGCCACCGACCCGCGCTGGCTGCGGGTGGACGGCACGTTCGGGGAGAACGTCGAGCTGTCGACCGAGCTGGCCCAGGCCTACGTCGACGGCTTCCAGACCACCCCCGACGACGAGGACGGCTGGGGCGACGAGTCGGTCAACGCGATGATCAAGCACTGGGCCGGTGACGGTCCGGGCGAGGGCGGCCGCGAGTCGCACACCGAGGCCGGCAAGTACGGCGTCTACCCGGGCGACAACTTCGACGCACACGCCGAGGTCTTCCTGGGCGCGATGGACTCCGCCGCGGTGATGACCGCCTACTCGATCGCGCTGGACGGCGAGGGGCAGCCGCTGGGCGGCGGCGACCGGAAGGGGTCGGCCTACGACTCCTACCGCACCGACCTGCTGCGCCAGAACTTCGACGGGGTGGTCGTCACCGACTGGGGCGTCACCGCCGGTGGCAGCACCGACCCCGAAGCGCTGATCGGCACCTCCTGGGGTGTGGACGACCTGACCGTGGCCGAGCGGCACTACGCGATCCTGCAGAACGGGGTCGACATGTTCGGCGGCAACAACGCCGTCGCCCCGGTGCTCGAGGCCTACGACCTGTGGCAGGCCGACTACGAGGCCGGCGTGAACGAGGTCGACGCCGACACCCGGTTCGCCGAGTCCGGCACCCGCATCCTGAAGATGCTCATCCAGCCGGGTCTGTACGAGAACCCCTACCTGGACCTGGACGAGGCCAAGGAGATCGTGGCCAGCCAGGACAAGCTGGACGCCGGGTATCAGGCGCAGCTCGACTCCGTGGTGCTGCTGAAGAACGACGCCGACACGGTCGCCGCCGCCGAGGCCGGTGACTGGAAGGACAAGACGGTCTACATCCCGCGGAACTTCGACACCGGCCAGGCAGGGCTGTTCGGCCCGGGGGAGTACGCCGAGGGCCCCGGCCTGACCGTGGAGATCGCCGAGCAGTACTTCGGCACCGTCATCACCGACGAGGCCGAGCTGGACGCGGACGAGAAGGTCGTCTCCTACACCGCCCCCGACCTGTCCGACGTTGACCTGGTGCTGGTCGGGATGGACTCGCCGAGCAGCGGCGCCGTCTTCGCCAACTCCGGTCACGACGAGGAGACCGACGAGTGGTACCCGCTGTCCCTGCAGTACCGCCCGTACACCGCTGACGGCGAGCACGTGCGTCAGGTGTCCATCTCCGGTGACCTGCTGCCGGACGGCACCCAGCAGAACCGGTCGTACTTCGGGAACACCTCCCGCACCTCCAACGAGTCCGATCTGGACGCGTTCGAGCGGGCGGTGGCGGCGGTCGAGGCCTCCGGCAAGGACATCCCGGTGATCACCGTGCTGAAGGCGAAGAACCCGACCGTCCCGGCCGAGTTCGAGGCGAAGTCCGACGCGATCCTGGTCGGCTTCGGGGTCAGCGACCAGGCACTGATCGAGACCGCGATCGGCCTGTCCGAGCCGCAGGGTCGGCTGCCGATCGCCTTCCCGGCCTCGATGGACGCGGTCGAGGCGCAGCTGGAGGACGTCCAGGAGGACACCGAGCCCTACGTCGACGCGGCGGGCAACAGCTACACCTTCGGCTTCGGCCTGAACTACAGCGGCCCGATCGCGGGCTGA
- a CDS encoding GNAT family N-acetyltransferase translates to MTPTSPDAPVLISPAAPAHVSAAAAVLARALHGDRVMSHFGTDERGLRHVFAVLARSALRHGVVDLARTEGDATVLGVAVWSAPGRAPWSPLTVLADLRDYWRAFGPTGLRRAAALDRLMHAARPRSPHWYLAAIGVHPDGHGRGIGSALLDHRLAQLDRTPAQPAYLEASTRRSSGLYARHGFRSTGQVAGFPGQGEPIAMWRPVTA, encoded by the coding sequence ATGACGCCCACCTCCCCCGACGCACCCGTCCTCATCTCCCCCGCCGCACCCGCCCATGTGTCCGCTGCCGCGGCCGTGCTGGCCCGTGCCCTGCACGGCGACCGCGTGATGTCCCACTTCGGCACCGACGAGCGCGGGCTCCGGCACGTGTTCGCCGTCCTGGCCCGCTCGGCCCTGCGGCACGGGGTGGTCGACCTGGCCCGGACCGAGGGCGATGCGACCGTGCTCGGGGTCGCGGTCTGGTCGGCGCCAGGACGGGCACCCTGGTCCCCGCTGACCGTGCTCGCCGACCTGCGCGACTACTGGCGGGCCTTCGGGCCGACCGGGCTGCGCCGGGCCGCCGCTCTGGACCGGCTGATGCACGCGGCCCGCCCGCGCAGCCCGCACTGGTACCTGGCGGCGATCGGCGTGCACCCGGACGGTCACGGGCGGGGCATCGGCTCGGCGCTGCTCGACCACCGGCTGGCGCAGCTGGACCGGACCCCGGCACAGCCCGCCTACCTGGAGGCCTCCACCCGGCGCAGCTCCGGGCTGTACGCGCGGCACGGTTTCCGCTCGACCGGGCAGGTGGCAGGCTTCCCGGGACAGGGCGAGCCGATCGCGATGTGGCGGCCGGTCACCGCCTGA
- a CDS encoding carbohydrate-binding protein: MRGSIKRLVSLAAAFGIASGGLLLVQAPAMAATCGPAWSASTAYTGGATVSKNGTNYTANWWTQGDDPVTQSGGAGSGKPWTSAGACTGGGDTGGGTDPGTGTNPGTGTASGLLFSPYKDVTVNLNWNTNQMRTAASGTVQPVVGANSLVSTLLPDLKAITLAFATGTCGSESWGGIAKDAFISANITQLNSAGLDYVVSTGGAAGSFKCASGDAMKAFIASYATPHLVGIDFDIESGQSVADIQALVNSAAAAQSTYPKIRFSFTLATLAASDGSYGGLNSTGDAVVKAIKASSLSNYTINLMTMDFGRATAANCVLKGATCDMGASTIQAAVNLNHTYGIPYTKVELTPMIGVNDVADEVFTLADVNTVTSWAVTNKIAGLHHWSLDRDTPCASPQSTASPICSSVTGSTPLQWTKRFLTALGQ; this comes from the coding sequence ATGAGGGGTTCCATCAAGCGGCTGGTCTCGCTGGCCGCCGCGTTCGGGATCGCGTCCGGAGGTCTGCTGCTCGTGCAGGCACCGGCGATGGCGGCGACATGTGGCCCGGCCTGGTCGGCGTCCACCGCCTACACCGGCGGCGCGACCGTCAGCAAGAACGGCACCAACTACACCGCGAACTGGTGGACGCAGGGCGACGACCCGGTCACCCAGAGCGGCGGGGCGGGCAGCGGCAAGCCGTGGACGTCGGCGGGTGCGTGCACCGGCGGCGGCGACACCGGTGGCGGGACCGACCCGGGCACCGGCACCAACCCGGGGACCGGAACCGCCTCCGGGCTGCTGTTCAGCCCGTACAAGGACGTCACGGTGAACCTGAACTGGAACACCAACCAGATGCGGACCGCCGCCTCCGGCACGGTCCAGCCGGTGGTCGGTGCGAACAGCCTGGTGTCCACCTTGCTGCCGGACCTCAAGGCGATCACCCTGGCGTTCGCCACCGGCACCTGTGGCAGCGAGTCCTGGGGCGGGATCGCCAAGGACGCCTTCATCAGCGCGAACATCACGCAGCTGAACTCCGCCGGACTGGACTACGTGGTGTCCACCGGTGGTGCCGCGGGATCGTTCAAGTGCGCCTCCGGGGATGCGATGAAGGCGTTCATCGCCAGCTATGCGACGCCGCATCTGGTCGGGATCGACTTCGACATCGAGAGCGGGCAGTCGGTGGCGGACATCCAGGCGCTGGTGAACTCCGCCGCAGCCGCCCAGTCGACCTACCCGAAGATCCGGTTCTCCTTCACGCTGGCCACCCTGGCGGCGTCCGACGGGTCGTACGGCGGGCTGAACAGCACCGGGGACGCGGTGGTGAAGGCGATCAAGGCGTCGTCGCTGTCGAACTACACGATCAACCTGATGACGATGGACTTCGGCCGGGCGACCGCGGCGAACTGCGTGCTCAAGGGCGCCACCTGTGACATGGGCGCGTCCACGATCCAGGCGGCGGTCAACCTCAACCACACCTACGGGATCCCGTACACCAAGGTCGAGCTGACCCCGATGATCGGGGTGAACGACGTGGCGGACGAGGTGTTCACCCTGGCCGATGTGAACACTGTGACCAGCTGGGCGGTGACCAACAAGATCGCGGGCCTGCACCACTGGTCGCTGGACCGGGACACCCCGTGCGCGTCCCCGCAGTCGACCGCCTCGCCGATCTGCAGCTCGGTGACCGGATCGACCCCGTTGCAGTGGACCAAGCGGTTCCTGACCGCCCTGGGTCAGTAG
- a CDS encoding bifunctional phosphatase PAP2/diacylglycerol kinase family protein, producing MPKRTSVRRVDEWVGLRIARTQWPTAVDRGLRGLTQAANGGTLWWGIAGGLTLTGRKGRTAAGTAMTSLAAAALVANLVAKPLLRTSRPAGQFLSTTATRRLPRTPRSASWPSGHTANAVAFATATTLVSPARGAAVIPVAGAVAFSRLHVGAHWLSDVIGGAAIGVGSAVAVDTLRRRIAARHAGSSEYVHLPELPDGTGLYLIVNPHAGPSSGPAAQLDEVILHQFLAAIPGADVHTLGEDDDAEALLTEAARSGQYTAIGAAGGDGTLGVAAAVAAEHRIPFFIAAHGTLNHFAKAIGVGHGSDSLRALRTGSGRAATLVEVTIGSLRVPMLNTFSTGVYPEMVARRDEDLHQLPKPVAAVIAGATELTHAHPTRWTVDGRPVEAVSIFIGNGDYGAPEAPLPGSRIPGVHTLDAWLLGTRSAGDDWTRRAPGVRRLRGVETLRIDGARTVAVDGETYDVPDGAAVTLRVGRRAVAVYAPEIGERG from the coding sequence GTGCCGAAGCGAACGAGTGTGCGCCGGGTCGACGAGTGGGTGGGACTGCGGATCGCACGCACGCAGTGGCCGACCGCCGTCGACCGAGGACTGCGTGGCCTCACCCAGGCCGCCAACGGCGGCACCCTCTGGTGGGGCATCGCCGGCGGGCTGACCCTCACCGGCCGGAAGGGCCGCACCGCCGCCGGCACCGCGATGACCTCCCTCGCCGCCGCCGCCCTGGTGGCGAACCTGGTCGCCAAGCCGTTGTTGCGCACCTCCCGGCCCGCCGGGCAGTTCCTGTCCACCACGGCCACCCGCCGCCTGCCCCGCACCCCGCGTTCGGCGTCCTGGCCGTCCGGGCACACCGCCAATGCCGTCGCCTTCGCCACCGCGACCACCCTGGTCTCCCCCGCCCGCGGGGCCGCCGTCATCCCGGTCGCCGGGGCAGTCGCCTTCTCCCGACTGCACGTCGGCGCACACTGGCTCTCCGACGTGATCGGCGGCGCGGCCATCGGTGTCGGCAGCGCGGTCGCGGTGGACACCCTCCGTCGCCGGATCGCCGCCCGGCACGCCGGGTCGTCCGAGTACGTCCACCTGCCCGAACTGCCCGACGGCACCGGTCTCTACCTGATCGTCAATCCGCACGCCGGCCCGAGCTCCGGCCCTGCCGCCCAGCTCGACGAGGTGATCCTGCACCAGTTCCTCGCCGCGATCCCCGGCGCCGACGTGCACACCCTGGGCGAGGACGACGACGCCGAGGCCCTGCTGACCGAGGCAGCACGCTCCGGTCAGTACACCGCCATCGGCGCCGCCGGGGGTGACGGCACCCTGGGTGTGGCAGCCGCCGTCGCCGCCGAGCACCGAATCCCGTTCTTCATCGCCGCCCACGGCACGCTGAACCACTTCGCCAAGGCCATCGGCGTCGGCCACGGTTCGGACTCCCTGCGCGCCCTGCGCACCGGCTCGGGCCGCGCCGCCACCCTGGTCGAGGTCACCATCGGCTCGCTCCGGGTCCCGATGCTCAACACCTTCTCCACCGGCGTCTACCCGGAGATGGTGGCCCGGCGCGACGAGGACCTGCACCAACTGCCCAAGCCGGTCGCCGCCGTCATCGCCGGTGCCACCGAACTCACCCACGCCCACCCCACCCGGTGGACCGTCGACGGCCGGCCCGTCGAGGCGGTGTCGATCTTCATCGGCAACGGCGACTACGGCGCCCCCGAGGCCCCGCTGCCCGGCAGCCGGATCCCCGGGGTGCACACCCTGGACGCGTGGCTGCTCGGCACCAGGTCCGCCGGGGACGACTGGACCCGCCGGGCACCGGGGGTGCGGCGACTGCGCGGGGTGGAGACCCTGCGGATCGACGGGGCCCGGACGGTGGCGGTCGACGGGGAGACCTACGACGTGCCCGACGGCGCGGCGGTGACGCTGCGGGTGGGGCGGCGGGCGGTGGCGGTGTACGCGCCGGAGATCGGCGAGCGCGGCTGA
- a CDS encoding TetR/AcrR family transcriptional regulator produces MVREHRPAAERREQLLDAAVAVMRVGGISAATTRAVADQAGLPQGAFHYCFGSKDELFAALLDRELDASLGQAWVAVAATDDLESGIAAALRAILDRVRTDPEYHLLTAELVDVAARTPELVHVARREHTAYVDQAEAMLHRWRADDSPVALDPRTLAEGLVAAATGIMAGWLSTRDDRAAEGSVALFAAGLARVATEPTTLARPVNDPPVQ; encoded by the coding sequence GTGGTCCGTGAACACCGCCCCGCCGCCGAACGCCGGGAGCAGCTGCTCGACGCCGCCGTCGCCGTGATGCGGGTCGGCGGGATCAGCGCCGCCACCACCCGCGCCGTCGCCGACCAGGCCGGGCTGCCCCAGGGTGCCTTCCACTACTGCTTCGGCTCCAAGGACGAGCTGTTCGCGGCCCTGCTGGACCGGGAGCTGGACGCGTCACTCGGTCAGGCCTGGGTCGCGGTCGCCGCCACCGACGACCTGGAGTCCGGGATCGCCGCAGCCCTGCGCGCGATCCTCGACCGGGTGCGCACCGACCCGGAGTACCACCTGCTCACCGCGGAGCTGGTCGACGTGGCCGCCCGCACCCCCGAGCTCGTGCACGTCGCCCGCCGGGAGCACACCGCCTACGTCGACCAGGCCGAGGCGATGCTGCACCGGTGGCGGGCGGACGACTCCCCGGTCGCATTGGACCCCCGCACCCTCGCCGAAGGACTGGTCGCCGCCGCCACCGGGATCATGGCGGGCTGGCTGAGCACCCGGGACGACCGGGCGGCGGAGGGGTCGGTGGCGCTGTTCGCCGCCGGTCTGGCTCGGGTGGCGACGGAGCCGACTACCCTGGCCAGGCCCGTCAACGACCCACCCGTGCAGTAA